The window CTCGGCGTCGGCGTCCCCTTCGTGCTCGCCGCCAAGAAGGCGCGGCCCGACAAGGAGGTCGTCGCCCTCTTCGGGGACGGCGCCTTCTCCCTCACCGGCTGGGACTTCGAGACCCTCGTCCGCTACGACCTCCCCTTCGTCGGCATCGTCGGCAACAACTCCTCCATGAACCAGATCCGCTACGGCCAGGCCGCCAAGTACGGCCTGGAGCGCGAGCGGGTCGGCAACACCCTCGGCGACGTCCACTACGACAAGTTCGCCCAGATGCTGGGCGGTTACGGCGAGGAGGTCCGCGACCCCGCCGACATCGCCCCGGCCCTCCAGCGCGCCCGCGAGTCGGGCAAGCCGTCGCTCATCAACGTCTGGGTCGACCCGGACGCGTACGCCCCCGGAACCATGAACCAGACGATGTACAAGTGAGGTGTCCCCGATGACCCCCATGACCTCCACGGCAGGAACGTCGACCTCGGCCAAGGCTCTCGAAGGCATCCGCGTCCTCGACATGACGCACGTCCAGTCCGGACCGTCCGCGACCCAGCTGCTCGCCTGGCTCGGCGCCGACGTCGTCAAGCTGGAGGCACCGACCGGAGACATCACGCGCAAACAGCTGCGTGACCTCCCGGACGTCGACTCCCTCTACTTCACGATGCTCAACTGCAACAAGCGGAGCATCACCCTCAACACCAAGACCGAGCGCGGCAAGGAGATCCTCACCGAGCTGATCCGGCGCTCCGACGTCATGGTCGAGAACTTCGGGCCGGGCGCGGTCGACCGCATGGGCTTCACCTGGGACCGCATCCAGGAGATCAATCCGCGGATCGTCTATGCCTCCATCAAGGGGTTCGGGGACGGCCCGTACACCAACTTCAAAGCGTACGAGGTCGTCGCTCAGGCCATGGGCGGGTCGATGTCGACCACCGGCTTCGAGGACGGGCCGCCGCTGGCGACGGGGGCCCAGATCGGCGACTCGGGCACCGGGATCCACGCGGTGGCGGCGATCCTCGCCGCCCTGTTCCAGCGGGAGAGCACCGGGCGCGGGCAGCGCGTGAACGTGGCGATGCAGCACGCCGTGCTGAATCTGTGCCGGGTGAAACTGCGGGACCAGCAGCGCCTCGGGCACGGGCCGCTGGCTGAATATCCCAACGACGACTTCGGCGACGAGGTTCCCAGGTCCGGCAACGCGTCCGGCGGCGGCCAGCCCGGCTGGGCGGTCAAGTGCGCGCCGGGCGGCCCCAACGACTACGTGTACGTCATCGTGCAGCCCGTCGGCTGGAAGCCGCTCTCCGAGCTCATCGGCCGGCCCGAGCTGGCGGAGGACCCCCAGTGGGCGACCCCGGAGGCCCGCCTGCCCCAGCTCACCAAGATGTTCCAGCTGATCGAGGAGTGGTCGTCCACGCTCCCCAAGTGGCAGGTGCTGGAGAAGCTCAACGCCCACAACATCCCGTGTGGCCCGATCCTCTCCACCAAGGAGATCATCGAGGACCGGTCGCTGGTCGCCAACGAGATGGTCGTGACGGTGCCGCACCCCGAGCGGGGCGACTTCGTGACCGTGGGCAGCCCGCTGAAGCTCTCCGACTCCCCCGTGGACGTGACCAGTTCGCCGCTCCTCGGCGAGCACAACGAAGAGGTGTACGTCGGCGAGCTCGGTCTCGGTGACGAGGAGCTGCGCCTGCTCAAGTCGAACGGAGTGATCTGATTGATGGCCGAAGACCGGGTGCTGAGGGTGCGTACGCTCCTGGACGCCGTGCGGGCCGACGGGCGGACCGCGCTGACCGCGCCCGAGGGCAAGGTGCTCGCCGACGCGTACGCGATCGCCGTCCCCGGCGAGGAGCTGGCGACGGACGTCGACGAGGCGGTCGCGTACGCGGCCCGCTTCGGCGGACCCGTCGTGATGAAGATCGTCTCCCCCGACATCCTCCACAAGACCGACGCGGGGGGCGTGATCGTCGGCGTGGAGGGCGCGAGTGACGTACGCGCCGCGTTCCACAAGATCATCGACAGTGCGCGTGCGTACGCGCCGGACGCCCGTATCGAAGGCATCCAGGTGCAGGAACTCCTGCCCCAGGGACAGGAGGTCATCGTCGGCGCGGTGACCGACCCGACGTTCGGGAAGGTCGTGGCCTTCGGGCTGGGCGGTGTGCTGGTCGAGGTCCTGAAGGACGTCACGTTCCGGCTGGCGCCCGTCGACGCGGACGAGGCGCTGTCGATGCTGGACTCGATCCGGGCCGCGGAGATCCTGCGCGGCGTACGGGGCGCTCCCGCGGTCGACCGGTGGGCGGTCGCCGAACAGATCCGCCGCGTGTCCGAACTGGTCTCGGACTTCCCGGAGATCGCCGAGGTGGACCTCAACCCGGTGATCGCCACCCCGGAGGGCGCGATGGCCGCGGACATCCGGGTCATCCTCGCCGACTCGGTGGCCAAGCCCCGCCGGAGGTACAGCCGCGACGAGATCCTCACCTCGATGCGCCGACTGATGCAGCCGGCGTCGGTCGCGGTGATCGGCGCCTCCAACGAGCAGGGCAAGATCGGCAATTCGGTCATGCGCAACCTCATCGACGGCGGCTTCGCCGGGGAGATCCATCCGGTGAACCCCAAGGCCGATGACATTCTCGGCCGCAAGGCGTACAAGAGTGTCACCGACGTTCCCGGTGAGGTGGATGTGGCGGTCTTCGCCATCCCGGCCAAGTTCGTGGCCTCGGCCCTGGAGGAGGTGGGACGCAAGGGGGTCCCCAACGCCGTACTGATCCCTTCCGGATTCGCGGAGACCGGGGAGCACGAGCTCCAGGACGAGATCGTGGCCATCGGCGAGCGGTACGGGGTTCGGCTGCTCGGACCGAACATCTACGGCTACTACTCGACGTGGCACGACCTGTGCGCCACGTTCTGCACGCCGTACGACGTGAAGGGCGGCGTCGCGCTGACCTCGCAGTCCGGTGGCATCGGGATGGCCATCCTGGGCTTCGCGCGCACCACGAAGACGGGTGTCTCCGCGATCGTGGGGCTCGGCAACAAGTCGGACCTGGACGAGGACGACCTGCTGACGTGGTTCGGCGAGGACCCCAACACCAAGTGCATCGCCATGCACCTGGAGGACCTCAAAGACGGGCGTGCCTTCGTGGAGGCCGCGCGGGCGACCGTCCCGAAGAAGCCGGTGGTCGTCCTCAAGGCGGGCCGTACGGCGGCCGGCGCCAGGGCCGCGGGCTCGCACACGGGGGCCCTCGCGGGCGACGACGCCGTGTACGAGGACATCCTGAAGCAGGCCGGCGTCATCCGGGCTCCCGGACTGAACGAAATGCTGGAGTACGCGCGCGCGTTGCCGGTGCTGCCGACTCCGCAGGGCGACAACATCGTGATCATCACGGGCGCCGGCGGCAGCGGTGTGCTGCTGTCCGACGCGGTGACCGACAACGGGCTCTCCCTGATGGAGATACCGCCGGACCTCGACGCATCCTTCCGCGAGTTCATCCCGCCCTTCGGGGCCGCCGGCAACCCGGTGGACATCACGGGAGGCGAACCGCCCTCGACGTACGAGGCGACGATCCGGCTGGGTCTGGAGGACCCACGGATCCACTCACTGGTCCTCGGCTACTGGCACACCATCGTGACCCCTCCCATGGTCTTCGCCGAGCTCACCGCGCGCGTGGTGGCCGAGTTCCGCGAGCGCGGGATCGAGAAGCCCGTCGTGGCGTCGCTCGCGGGCGACGTCGAGGTCGAGGAGGCCTGCCAGTACCTCTTCGAGCACGGGGTCGTGGCGTACCCGTACACGACGGAGAAGCCTGTCGCGGTGCTGGGCGCCAAGTACCGGTGGGCGCGGGCGGCCGGGTTGTTGGGGGGCGGCCGATGAGGTGATCGAGGAGGGGGCGGCCGTGCGGCCGCCCCCGACCCCGAAAGCACGAAAGGTATTGGACAGGGGGCGCTGGCCAGCTCTTTCGACACAAGGGGTGCATTCCGTCATGACTACCACTGACATCTCGACACCCGTCCCCTACAGGGAGGTGACGGACCGGAACGGCCGTGTGTATCGGCTCGGTGAGACCGATATCGACATCATGGGCCGTAAACGCAAGTGGATGGTCATCCTGCCGTGGATCGGCATGATGGGCATCAGCTCGGCCGAGTACGCGTTCGCGTCGGCCGAGGACACACTGCACATCGCACACAGCTGGAACGACGGGCACATCTTCTGGATGCTCGGTGTCTGGGTGTTCTTCCAGGCAGCTGTGGCCTTCCCCGCCGGAAAGCTCAGGGAAAGCGGAAAACTGCCCGCCCGCTGGGCGATGATGTTCGGCGCACTCGGCACACTGCTCGGATATCTGTCCCTCGCGTTCGCGCCGCATGTGATCGTCGCGTACGTCGGGTTCGGCATGTTCAGCGGTATGGGCGCCGGCATGGTGTACGCGACCTGCGTGAACATGGTCGGCAAGTGGTATCCGGAACGCAAGGGAGGCAAGACCGGCTTCGTCAACGGCGGTTTCGCCTACGGTTCCGTGCCGTTCGTCTTCCTCTTCACCAACTACATGGACCTGACGAACTTCCGCTGGGTCCTCGTCTCTGTCGGCGTCTTCCTGGCCGCGATGGTGGCCGTGGCCGGCTACTTCTTCCGGGACCCGCCGAAGAACTGGTGGCCCGCCGAGGTCGACCCGCTGCGGCCGCCGGACGACCCGCGGGCCCGTCGCGCGATGGCGATGAACCCGCCGGCCGTGAAGCAGTACACCCCTGGGGAGGCCTGGCGGACCGGGCGGGTCGCGCTGATGTGGTTCTGCCTGCTGTGCACCTCGGGCGTGAACATCTTCGGCATCGCCTTCCAGGTCGACATAGGCGAGGAGGCAGGCTTCGCGGGCGGGATCGTCGCGACGGCCATGTCGATGAAAGCCATCGTCAACGGCACCGGCCGGGGTGTGATCGGCTGGCTGTCGGACCGTTACGGACGCAAGCGCTGCCTGATCTTCGTCTGTGTCGTCCTCGGCCTTTCGCAGTACGGAATCCTGTGGTCCGCCGACCTCAAGAACCTCCCGCTGTTCCTGCTCTTCTCCAGCATCTCCGGATTCGGCGGAGGCGCCATCTTCCCGATGTTCGCGGCGATGACGGCGGACTACTTCGGCGAGAACAACAACGCGTCCAACTACGGGCTGGTCTACAGCTCCAAGCTGGTGTCCGGCCTGCTCGGCGCCGGCATGGGAAAGGTCGTCGTGGACAACTGGGGCCACAACGGGGCATTCACCCTGGCGGGCTCGATCTCACTGTTCGCCGCGTGCATCGCCCTCTTCCTGACCCCACCGGGCCGGCCGAAAGCAAAGGACCTGACGGCCAACCCGATGCCGATCAGCCGGGATACGGACTAGTACCGCACAGCGTTCCGGCGGACGCCCGGCTGGGACTCCCCAGCCGGGCGTCCTCGTGTTCGACAGCGGATACGGGACCCGTATGCACGGAACCACAACGGCCGGCCCCAGGGCTTCGACGCCCCGGGGCCGGCCGTCTCGCGGTCGACGGCTACTCGCCGCACTTCTCCCGCAGGGAATGCAGGTGCTTGCTCGACTTGCGGGCGAACGCGAACGACTCGACGGGGTTGTCGTGTTCGGCCTGCCAGTGGTGCGCCAGCCGGTGGCCGCGCAGGCGGGTGACACCGGAGATGAAGCGCTGGTAGTCGATGTCACCGTCGCCGACGTCCGTCATGCGGTAGCCGTAGGTGTTCGACGGGTCGCTGACACCGTCCTTCACGTGGAAGAGCGGGAAGCGGTCGGGCTGCTTGAGCACGTAGTCGAGGGGCTCGAAGGGCGCGGGCGTGCCGTCGGGCCGCTTCGAGAAGCGGAACGCACCGGAGTACGCCCAGAAGATGTCCATCTCCAGGTACACGAGCTTCGGATCGGTCTCGGCGAGCAGCACGTCGTAGAGGCGGACCTTCGGATTGTCGGTCGCGAAGGAGAACTCCTCGGAGTGGTTGTGCTGGTAGAACTTCATGCCGCGGGCCCTGGCCGCCGCGCCGTAGGTGTTGAACTCCTCGGCCGCGCGCTTCCACGCGTCGACCGTGGAGCCGTAGCGGAACGGGCCCGAGGCGGTGCCGATGTGCTTGAGTCCGAGCGCCTGGGCGTCGTCGAGCACCTTCTCGAGGTTCTGCGCGAAGGTGTAGGCGCCGGGATCGCTGGAGTAGTAGCCGACGTGGCTGCCTATGGGGTTCAGGCCGTGGTTGCGGGCCAGCCGCTTGAGCTGGGCGAGGGTGATCGGGCCCGCCGAGCCCTGCGTGTAGCCGGCGAACTCGACTTCGTCGTACCCGTACTTCTTCAGCTCGGCGAAGACGGGCGCGAAGCCGAGTGTGGAGACCTTGTCGCGCAGGCTGTACAGCTGGATGCCGAGCCGGCCGGGCGGCAGGACGGGGCGGCCCCGGCCCTTGTCGGCTGCGGCCGCGGCGGGGGTGGCGGCGCCGAGCAGGGCTGCCGCGGTGGCGCCGGCGGCGACGCCGAGCATGCCTCTTCGGCTGAGGCGGTGGGCGAGCTCGGGATCGTCGTTCTTGCTGGTGGAGGCCGTGAAGGAGGTACGGCTGGTGCGGCTCATGCCTGGAGACTCCTTGGTGTGGGAGGGCGTTGTCAGTGCCGGGTGCTTCACTGGGGACCAGTCGGAAAAGACCGGCCGGACGTGATGGATCGGACGTGACGGATCGGACGTGACGGACGGATCGGGCGGGACCGGCAGGCCGATGCCCGCCGTTCGGGGCGGTCAGTCGAGACCGGCCAGTCGGAGCAGCAGTGACTTCACATCGGTGGCCGCGACGCGGTCGCCGACAGCGCGGGGGGTGGAGCAGATGATGAGCGGACCTTCGTCGTCGCTCAGGGGGAGGCGGCCGTGGCTGCCTCGAATAGGTGAGGGATCGAGGGGCACGACCGCCATGCGGTAGCGCATGCCGAGCTTCTTGCGGGCCAGCGCGGTCGCGGCCTTGACCTTGACGTACGGGTCGAGCGGATCCATGAAGAGTTCGACCGGGTCGTAGCCGGGTTTGCGGTGGATCTCGACGAGCTGGGCGAAGTCGGGCGCGCGGGCGTCGTCGAGCCAGTAGTAGTACGTGAACCAGGCGTCCAGCTCCGCGACGGCGACGAGTTCGCCGGAGCGCGGATGGTCGAGATGGTGGGTCTTCTTGCCCTGGTCGTCGAGGAGTTGCTCGATGCCGGGCAGACCGGCGAGCGCCGCCTTCGTGGCCTCCAGGTCCTCGGGGCGGCGCACGTAGACATGGGCGATCTGGTGGTCGGAGACGGCGAAGGCACGGGACGCCATCGGGTCGAGGTACTCCATGCCGTCCTGCGTGTGCACCTCGAGAAGTCCGGCGCGACGCAGTGCCCGGTTGATGTCGACGGGGCGGTCCACGCGGGTGATGCCGTACTCGGACAGGGCGACGACCGTACGGCCTTCCGCGCGGGCGTCGTCGAGGAGGGGCGCCATGGCCGTGTCCAGGTCGGCGGCCGCCTTGAGGGAGCGCGGGTCGTCGGGGCCGAAGCGCTGCAGGTCGTAGTCGAGATGGGGGAGGTAGCAGAGGGTCAGGTCCGGCCGGCGGGTGCGCATGACGTGACGGGTGGCGTCGATGATCCACTGGCTGGAGACGAGGTCGGCGCCCGGACCCCAGAAGTGGAAGAGGGGGAACGTGCCGAGTTTCTCGGTGAGTTCGTCGTGCAGGGCCGGGGGCCGGGTGTAGCAGTCGGGTTCCTTGCGGCCGTCGGCGTAGTAGACCGGACGGGGGGTGACGGTGAAGTCGGTGTCGGCGCCCATGGCGTACCACCAGCAGATGTTGGCGACCGTGTAGCCGGGGTGGGCGCGCCGGGCGGCGTCCCACAGTTTGTCCCCGGACACCAGGCCGTTGTGCTGGCGCCACAGCAGTACGTCGCCGAGGTCGCGGAAGTACCAGCCGTTGCCGACGATGCCGTGCTCGGAAGGGTGGGTGCCGGTGAGGAAGGTGGACTGGGCGGCACAGGTGACGGCGGGCAGGACCGTCCCGAGGTGGGCCCGGGAGCCGGACTGCGCGAGGGACTTGAGGTGCGGCATGTGGTCGAGGAGACGGGGGGTGAGGCCGACGACGTCGAGGACGAGGAGCGGGGTGGGGGACGCGGAGCCCTCGGCGGCGGCCGACTGGGCCGGGGTCTCGTGGGTGCTCACGGCAGCTCCTTCAGGCCGAGGTCCGTCAACAGGTCGCGGGCGAGGGTGAGTTCGGCGGCGATGCCGTCGGCGAGCTGGGCGCGGCCGCGGGGGCGCAGTTCCGGCGGGAGGGCCTGCCAGGTGTAGGTCTCGACCTCGAGGTGGCGGGTGAGCGGTTGCGGGCCGCCGACCAGCCGGGTCAGGGCGTCCTTGAGGACGGGCAGCGTGGAGGTGAGGGGGGCGGCGGGGTCCGCGTGCAACGGCACGTGGAAGTGGGCGCGCCACGGGGAGGCGTCGGGCAGGGCGTCCGCCCGGGTCGCTTCGCCGAGGTCGTCGGTGCCTCGGAGCCCCGCGGCGGTGAGCGTGCGGGTCTGGTGCAGGAAGCGGGGTTCGTCGAAGGCGGCGAGCGCCTCGCGGACTTCGGGGAGGTGGGGGTGTTCGGCGTGCAGGGCGGCCGACAGCTGGGACTTGACGACGGGGACTCCGGCGGCGGCCAGCCGGTCCAGGGCGGTGTGCGGATCTTCGAAGGAGGTGGCGAGGTGGCAGGTGTCGACGCAGACGCCGATGCGGTCGTGGGCGATGGCGGTGAGCGGGGCGATGGCGTCGGCCGTGGTCTCGACGGTGCAGCCGGGCTCCGGTTCCAGGCCGATGCGGATGGAGCGTCCGGTCAGCTCCTCCAGCGCGTCGAGGCGTTCGGCGAGTGTGCGCAGGGCCGTGTGGGCCCGGGCGGCACGGTC of the Streptomyces aurantiacus genome contains:
- a CDS encoding nucleotide pyrophosphatase/phosphodiesterase family protein, coding for MSTHETPAQSAAAEGSASPTPLLVLDVVGLTPRLLDHMPHLKSLAQSGSRAHLGTVLPAVTCAAQSTFLTGTHPSEHGIVGNGWYFRDLGDVLLWRQHNGLVSGDKLWDAARRAHPGYTVANICWWYAMGADTDFTVTPRPVYYADGRKEPDCYTRPPALHDELTEKLGTFPLFHFWGPGADLVSSQWIIDATRHVMRTRRPDLTLCYLPHLDYDLQRFGPDDPRSLKAAADLDTAMAPLLDDARAEGRTVVALSEYGITRVDRPVDINRALRRAGLLEVHTQDGMEYLDPMASRAFAVSDHQIAHVYVRRPEDLEATKAALAGLPGIEQLLDDQGKKTHHLDHPRSGELVAVAELDAWFTYYYWLDDARAPDFAQLVEIHRKPGYDPVELFMDPLDPYVKVKAATALARKKLGMRYRMAVVPLDPSPIRGSHGRLPLSDDEGPLIICSTPRAVGDRVAATDVKSLLLRLAGLD
- the frc gene encoding formyl-CoA transferase is translated as MTPMTSTAGTSTSAKALEGIRVLDMTHVQSGPSATQLLAWLGADVVKLEAPTGDITRKQLRDLPDVDSLYFTMLNCNKRSITLNTKTERGKEILTELIRRSDVMVENFGPGAVDRMGFTWDRIQEINPRIVYASIKGFGDGPYTNFKAYEVVAQAMGGSMSTTGFEDGPPLATGAQIGDSGTGIHAVAAILAALFQRESTGRGQRVNVAMQHAVLNLCRVKLRDQQRLGHGPLAEYPNDDFGDEVPRSGNASGGGQPGWAVKCAPGGPNDYVYVIVQPVGWKPLSELIGRPELAEDPQWATPEARLPQLTKMFQLIEEWSSTLPKWQVLEKLNAHNIPCGPILSTKEIIEDRSLVANEMVVTVPHPERGDFVTVGSPLKLSDSPVDVTSSPLLGEHNEEVYVGELGLGDEELRLLKSNGVI
- a CDS encoding OFA family MFS transporter, whose protein sequence is MTTTDISTPVPYREVTDRNGRVYRLGETDIDIMGRKRKWMVILPWIGMMGISSAEYAFASAEDTLHIAHSWNDGHIFWMLGVWVFFQAAVAFPAGKLRESGKLPARWAMMFGALGTLLGYLSLAFAPHVIVAYVGFGMFSGMGAGMVYATCVNMVGKWYPERKGGKTGFVNGGFAYGSVPFVFLFTNYMDLTNFRWVLVSVGVFLAAMVAVAGYFFRDPPKNWWPAEVDPLRPPDDPRARRAMAMNPPAVKQYTPGEAWRTGRVALMWFCLLCTSGVNIFGIAFQVDIGEEAGFAGGIVATAMSMKAIVNGTGRGVIGWLSDRYGRKRCLIFVCVVLGLSQYGILWSADLKNLPLFLLFSSISGFGGGAIFPMFAAMTADYFGENNNASNYGLVYSSKLVSGLLGAGMGKVVVDNWGHNGAFTLAGSISLFAACIALFLTPPGRPKAKDLTANPMPISRDTD
- a CDS encoding acetate--CoA ligase family protein, which codes for MAEDRVLRVRTLLDAVRADGRTALTAPEGKVLADAYAIAVPGEELATDVDEAVAYAARFGGPVVMKIVSPDILHKTDAGGVIVGVEGASDVRAAFHKIIDSARAYAPDARIEGIQVQELLPQGQEVIVGAVTDPTFGKVVAFGLGGVLVEVLKDVTFRLAPVDADEALSMLDSIRAAEILRGVRGAPAVDRWAVAEQIRRVSELVSDFPEIAEVDLNPVIATPEGAMAADIRVILADSVAKPRRRYSRDEILTSMRRLMQPASVAVIGASNEQGKIGNSVMRNLIDGGFAGEIHPVNPKADDILGRKAYKSVTDVPGEVDVAVFAIPAKFVASALEEVGRKGVPNAVLIPSGFAETGEHELQDEIVAIGERYGVRLLGPNIYGYYSTWHDLCATFCTPYDVKGGVALTSQSGGIGMAILGFARTTKTGVSAIVGLGNKSDLDEDDLLTWFGEDPNTKCIAMHLEDLKDGRAFVEAARATVPKKPVVVLKAGRTAAGARAAGSHTGALAGDDAVYEDILKQAGVIRAPGLNEMLEYARALPVLPTPQGDNIVIITGAGGSGVLLSDAVTDNGLSLMEIPPDLDASFREFIPPFGAAGNPVDITGGEPPSTYEATIRLGLEDPRIHSLVLGYWHTIVTPPMVFAELTARVVAEFRERGIEKPVVASLAGDVEVEEACQYLFEHGVVAYPYTTEKPVAVLGAKYRWARAAGLLGGGR
- the eboE gene encoding metabolite traffic protein EboE encodes the protein MRFRHPDGSTVHLAYCTNVHPAETLDGVLAQLRDHCEPVRKRLGRDRLGIGLWLARDAAHALVSDPSALRGLRTELDQRGLEVVTLNGFPYEGFGAEEVKYRVYKPDWADPERLDHTTALARVLAGLLPDDVTEGTVSTLPLAWRTAYDDDRAARAHTALRTLAERLDALEELTGRSIRIGLEPEPGCTVETTADAIAPLTAIAHDRIGVCVDTCHLATSFEDPHTALDRLAAAGVPVVKSQLSAALHAEHPHLPEVREALAAFDEPRFLHQTRTLTAAGLRGTDDLGEATRADALPDASPWRAHFHVPLHADPAAPLTSTLPVLKDALTRLVGGPQPLTRHLEVETYTWQALPPELRPRGRAQLADGIAAELTLARDLLTDLGLKELP
- a CDS encoding sugar phosphate isomerase/epimerase family protein, which codes for MSRTSRTSFTASTSKNDDPELAHRLSRRGMLGVAAGATAAALLGAATPAAAAADKGRGRPVLPPGRLGIQLYSLRDKVSTLGFAPVFAELKKYGYDEVEFAGYTQGSAGPITLAQLKRLARNHGLNPIGSHVGYYSSDPGAYTFAQNLEKVLDDAQALGLKHIGTASGPFRYGSTVDAWKRAAEEFNTYGAAARARGMKFYQHNHSEEFSFATDNPKVRLYDVLLAETDPKLVYLEMDIFWAYSGAFRFSKRPDGTPAPFEPLDYVLKQPDRFPLFHVKDGVSDPSNTYGYRMTDVGDGDIDYQRFISGVTRLRGHRLAHHWQAEHDNPVESFAFARKSSKHLHSLREKCGE